A portion of the Leifsonia sp. EB41 genome contains these proteins:
- a CDS encoding PA14 domain-containing protein — MRTDPQLAFNWGATESPAAGVNQTYFQAQWAGFISPPAGSYQFGFSADDGVELSLNNTPVITDQFNAHAAPSSPQMETAASQTLVVSGTGNTLTATLGGQTVPYPVPITVNYYQMHGPASIYLYSQTTGKPETAQPILADWFTHAVQALPDGWAASQPIMGDAGQYASVKNNGGSVTVTDTSGATHTYTRTSTGGYTPPAGESGTLALDGSGALALTGADGTVYRFNPAGKLTSATPAVDVGSKPATPIPTYVTTSTLENALRSLSDPLSNTATSGTPSYARAVYFAYAGEQYSDLGIPANAGITGSGPVCLPPTGDGFGSAPSGMMCAIVYPDGSTTQLDYTVHGQLGKVITPGGATTLLSYSSGTQPLALTGVSTPTDTDWAAANNATTPQTVISYDTTGRATGVTLPAPNSTTPAPAKTYTYAAVPLTNPDGSTTDGTTYVDVAGLTPPTGGMGHQAAVTFDTALRKTSATTASGLTTKTLWNNHDNVLATLDANGHETSTVYDTQDRPTDSYGPAPASCFGATSSLPFGPAGQDPNKGLDPSDGPVPPANCAAMNGTAIAHTSTGYDTSPNEEGLAATYYNNLTLTGVPAGYGQIYNIVGSSAQQIWSGAPATGMGTTNWSAQLNGLLTFTGGSGTTCQNWTFSVYTDNTVQIYFNDLLAINGTTTGTYSYNYCALPGQVVRFRAVYTHATAPTPTLRMAWVAPGSSSAYIPNSSIAPAYNLATSSQTDDAAPTSVTGVTNANVPSVSSATSYAYPWFGTNPTSTVDPSRLALASKALSESPGNGYLRQMTTTKPAGGTTTTLYYGGTDTATLNPNVSYGTALNITSPVCGVALNTPQDGLTMSVTGPAPATGTGTALVTKYIYDNMGRVAATLAPGDTTWACTTYDNRGRVQKQTVPAFGADTTGRTLTYTYSAGGYDSNGNQSGDPLTATVTDSTQASTPTHGTITTLVNLDGGTVSYTDSWGAVTTTDYNQAMQVTSATATLPDSSSHTEAYAYNADGQATTVTEDGNTIAQSTYTNGILTAVAYPAGAGNAGNGTSGTFTYGPTGAETAVAWAFAAGQTGISDTHALSQSGRIVQDTITDGTTNYVSTYGYDTAGRLTTASVPYNQLTYGYAVGGGCGQNVTAGNDGNRTSMTDITTAPGASSSNPTVTISSCFDNADRLTSDTVIGVPASPDIVMGNNLTSTGTGANLVYDSHGNITQLATETLGYDDTNRHLTTTLADGTTVTYQRDAEDRIISMTQTPAGGTATTTHYAFAGAGDSSSFTLTASNIVQEQTIGLAGGATASIRAGSQVWSYPGLSGHDLVTTDATGTRTGSLALYDPFGDPINPTTGCIGTTAADTSGPTNITTANESNGFEGSQSKALLALDGLATIEMGARQYIPLLGRFLSVDPVAGGNSNDYNYPNDPINSVDLTGRSFWGCSQYCQADWKNFYNMGVSGVEAIGPNLAGIGDCVVALACGDFDAESMADFWKSEREWWDGEQDMLLHDAHIKVIVVVPVHALPPAPRPAPRRATSNSTKSRGRPTPSHVPGPVAVGAGNYSKRTIRFF; from the coding sequence GTGCGCACTGACCCGCAGCTCGCGTTCAACTGGGGCGCCACCGAGTCCCCCGCCGCGGGAGTGAACCAAACCTACTTCCAGGCTCAGTGGGCGGGGTTCATTTCCCCGCCGGCAGGGTCCTACCAGTTCGGGTTCTCCGCCGACGACGGTGTCGAGCTGAGTCTGAACAACACCCCGGTGATCACCGACCAGTTCAACGCCCACGCCGCCCCCAGCAGCCCGCAGATGGAGACCGCCGCCTCCCAGACACTCGTGGTCTCCGGAACCGGCAACACCCTGACCGCCACTCTGGGCGGCCAGACGGTGCCGTATCCGGTGCCGATCACCGTGAACTATTACCAGATGCACGGGCCCGCCTCGATCTACCTGTACTCGCAGACGACCGGGAAACCGGAAACGGCGCAGCCGATCCTGGCGGATTGGTTCACCCACGCCGTGCAGGCCCTCCCGGATGGGTGGGCCGCGTCCCAGCCGATCATGGGCGACGCCGGCCAGTACGCCAGCGTCAAGAACAACGGCGGCTCCGTCACGGTCACCGACACCAGTGGGGCCACCCACACCTACACCCGCACCAGCACCGGCGGCTACACGCCACCGGCGGGTGAAAGCGGCACCCTCGCCCTCGACGGCAGCGGAGCTCTCGCTCTGACGGGCGCCGACGGCACCGTCTACCGGTTCAACCCGGCCGGTAAGCTCACCTCGGCGACTCCGGCAGTTGATGTCGGGAGCAAACCGGCCACCCCGATCCCCACCTACGTGACCACCTCCACGCTGGAGAACGCGTTGCGTTCATTGTCTGACCCGCTCTCCAACACGGCCACCTCGGGCACCCCGTCGTACGCGCGGGCCGTGTACTTCGCCTACGCAGGCGAGCAATACTCCGACCTGGGCATTCCTGCCAACGCAGGCATCACCGGATCGGGTCCGGTCTGCCTGCCGCCGACCGGTGACGGGTTCGGAAGTGCCCCTTCCGGGATGATGTGCGCGATCGTCTATCCGGACGGCAGCACAACCCAACTGGACTACACCGTGCACGGACAGCTCGGCAAGGTGATTACTCCGGGCGGCGCGACGACCCTGCTCAGCTACAGCTCCGGCACCCAACCCCTCGCTCTCACCGGTGTGTCCACCCCAACCGACACCGACTGGGCCGCCGCGAACAACGCCACCACCCCCCAGACGGTGATCAGCTACGACACCACTGGACGCGCTACCGGAGTCACCCTCCCCGCACCGAACAGCACGACCCCGGCACCGGCGAAGACCTACACCTATGCGGCCGTCCCGCTCACGAACCCCGACGGGTCCACCACCGACGGCACCACCTACGTAGACGTCGCCGGGCTCACCCCGCCCACCGGCGGGATGGGCCACCAGGCCGCGGTTACCTTCGACACCGCGTTGCGGAAAACCTCCGCCACCACCGCCTCCGGGTTGACGACGAAGACGTTGTGGAACAACCACGACAATGTCCTCGCCACCCTGGACGCCAACGGGCACGAGACCTCGACCGTCTACGACACCCAGGACCGCCCCACCGACAGTTACGGGCCCGCACCTGCGTCCTGTTTCGGCGCCACAAGCAGCCTGCCGTTCGGCCCCGCCGGCCAGGACCCCAACAAGGGTCTGGACCCCTCCGACGGGCCCGTGCCACCTGCCAACTGCGCGGCGATGAACGGGACTGCGATCGCGCACACCTCCACCGGCTACGACACCTCCCCCAACGAGGAAGGACTCGCGGCGACGTACTACAACAACCTCACCCTCACCGGGGTCCCGGCCGGGTACGGGCAGATCTACAACATCGTCGGATCAAGCGCGCAACAGATCTGGTCCGGCGCCCCCGCAACCGGGATGGGGACCACGAACTGGTCCGCACAGCTGAACGGGCTGCTCACCTTCACCGGCGGTTCCGGGACCACGTGTCAGAACTGGACCTTCAGCGTCTACACGGACAACACCGTCCAGATCTACTTCAACGATCTCCTCGCCATCAACGGAACCACCACAGGCACCTACTCCTACAACTACTGCGCCCTCCCAGGCCAAGTTGTCCGCTTCCGCGCCGTATACACCCACGCCACCGCGCCCACCCCCACATTGCGGATGGCGTGGGTTGCACCCGGCAGTAGCAGCGCTTACATACCCAACAGCTCGATCGCACCCGCCTACAACCTCGCCACCAGCAGCCAAACGGATGATGCCGCCCCCACCAGTGTCACCGGGGTGACGAACGCGAACGTGCCGTCAGTGAGCTCCGCCACCAGCTACGCCTACCCGTGGTTCGGAACCAACCCCACCAGCACGGTCGACCCCAGCAGACTGGCACTGGCCTCGAAGGCTCTCTCTGAGAGCCCGGGCAATGGATATTTGCGGCAAATGACAACCACGAAACCTGCTGGCGGCACGACAACGACCCTCTACTACGGCGGCACCGACACCGCCACCCTCAACCCCAACGTGTCTTATGGGACGGCTCTGAACATCACAAGCCCAGTGTGCGGAGTGGCACTGAACACACCGCAGGATGGTCTCACAATGTCCGTCACCGGGCCCGCGCCTGCGACGGGTACCGGCACGGCCCTGGTGACCAAGTACATCTATGACAACATGGGCCGTGTCGCTGCCACGTTGGCACCCGGAGACACCACGTGGGCGTGCACAACGTATGACAACCGCGGCCGCGTGCAGAAGCAGACCGTTCCCGCTTTCGGCGCGGACACTACCGGCCGCACCCTCACCTACACGTACAGTGCGGGTGGTTATGACAGCAACGGCAACCAGAGCGGCGACCCGCTCACTGCCACCGTGACCGACTCCACCCAGGCGTCCACTCCGACGCACGGGACGATCACGACCCTGGTGAATCTCGACGGCGGGACGGTCTCGTACACGGACTCGTGGGGAGCCGTCACGACTACCGACTACAACCAGGCGATGCAGGTCACCTCCGCTACGGCGACGCTACCGGACAGCTCGAGCCACACCGAGGCCTACGCCTACAACGCAGACGGACAGGCCACAACCGTTACCGAAGACGGGAACACGATCGCCCAGTCCACGTACACGAACGGAATCCTCACCGCCGTCGCGTACCCGGCCGGGGCCGGAAATGCCGGCAATGGCACCTCCGGCACGTTCACATACGGACCCACAGGCGCGGAAACCGCGGTTGCCTGGGCGTTCGCAGCCGGGCAGACCGGGATCAGCGACACCCACGCGCTGTCGCAATCGGGCCGGATCGTGCAGGACACCATCACCGACGGGACAACCAACTACGTCTCCACCTACGGATACGACACTGCCGGGAGGTTGACCACGGCAAGCGTGCCGTACAACCAGCTGACTTACGGGTACGCCGTCGGCGGCGGGTGCGGCCAGAACGTTACCGCCGGCAACGACGGCAACCGCACCAGCATGACCGACATAACCACCGCGCCGGGAGCGAGCAGTTCGAACCCGACGGTGACGATCAGCTCCTGCTTCGACAACGCGGACCGGCTCACCTCCGACACCGTCATCGGCGTCCCGGCCAGCCCAGACATCGTCATGGGCAACAACCTGACCTCCACCGGAACCGGGGCGAACCTGGTCTACGACTCCCACGGCAACATCACCCAACTCGCAACCGAAACCCTCGGCTACGACGACACCAACCGGCACCTAACCACAACGCTGGCCGATGGGACCACCGTCACCTACCAACGCGACGCGGAAGATCGGATCATCTCGATGACCCAAACTCCCGCCGGCGGAACAGCGACCACAACGCACTACGCATTCGCCGGAGCCGGCGACAGCTCGAGCTTTACACTAACCGCAAGTAACATCGTCCAGGAGCAGACCATCGGGCTAGCTGGTGGAGCTACCGCGTCTATCCGTGCGGGCTCGCAAGTCTGGTCCTACCCTGGTTTGAGCGGACACGACCTCGTAACCACCGATGCGACAGGGACACGCACCGGAAGTCTGGCGCTCTACGACCCGTTCGGCGACCCGATAAACCCGACTACCGGATGCATAGGCACGACCGCTGCGGACACATCCGGGCCGACCAACATCACAACCGCGAACGAGTCCAACGGGTTCGAAGGGTCCCAATCCAAAGCCCTTCTTGCCCTTGATGGCCTAGCCACAATTGAAATGGGCGCACGTCAGTACATCCCCCTTCTGGGACGTTTTCTGTCCGTGGACCCCGTCGCTGGCGGCAACTCGAATGATTACAACTACCCAAACGACCCGATCAACTCGGTCGATCTAACGGGAAGAAGCTTCTGGGGCTGCTCGCAGTACTGTCAGGCCGATTGGAAGAACTTCTACAATATGGGAGTGAGCGGAGTCGAAGCGATTGGACCCAACCTTGCCGGGATCGGTGATTGTGTAGTCGCGCTCGCGTGTGGGGACTTCGATGCCGAATCAATGGCGGACTTCTGGAAATCGGAACGAGAGTGGTGGGACGGTGAGCAGGACATGCTCCTTCACGACGCCCATATCAAAGTGATAGTGGTTGTTCCTGTCCATGCTCTCCCTCCAGCCCCACGACCCGCGCCCCGCAGGGCGACTTCAAACTCGACCAAGTCGCGCGGTCGACCGACTCCCTCTCATGTGCCGGGCCCTGTAGCAGTTGGTGCCGGAAACTACTCAAAACGCACAATCCGATTCTTCTGA
- a CDS encoding carbohydrate ABC transporter permease, producing MSSTLMTGTAFEAAGEERILARGRRRRARRRSAVTGLLFLAPALVLNLLVIGGPSISNLYYAFTDWSGLGPAKFNGLDNAVRLFHDQGFWNALEHNFIYMVFFLTVPIVMGLYGAFALSRVRRGAALFRVLFFIPYLIASVVNAAIWKNILDPQAGLAAALDKVGIHWLDNVYFFGDPNLALGSVMFVDNWHFWGFLVVLFLAATTNIDGSRYEAARIDGANAWQEFWHVTLPGIRPTLAFALTMISLWSLLAFDYAYALTGGGPAGSSDLVSLLVNRTAFGANEAGYAAFMGLTMSALGGILVIIIGLLRRKGDES from the coding sequence ATGAGTTCCACTCTGATGACGGGTACGGCATTCGAAGCCGCGGGCGAGGAGAGGATCCTCGCCCGCGGGCGCCGTCGTCGTGCGAGGCGTCGTAGTGCTGTGACGGGTTTGCTTTTTCTGGCGCCGGCGTTGGTTTTGAATCTTCTGGTGATCGGTGGTCCGTCGATCTCGAATTTGTATTATGCGTTCACTGACTGGTCGGGGTTGGGGCCGGCGAAGTTCAATGGGCTGGATAATGCGGTGCGGTTGTTCCATGATCAGGGTTTCTGGAACGCGTTGGAGCACAACTTCATCTACATGGTGTTCTTCCTGACGGTGCCGATCGTGATGGGTCTTTATGGTGCGTTCGCGTTGTCGCGGGTGCGGCGTGGTGCGGCGCTTTTCCGGGTGCTCTTCTTCATCCCGTATCTGATCGCCAGCGTCGTCAACGCGGCGATCTGGAAGAACATTCTGGACCCGCAGGCGGGTCTTGCTGCAGCGTTGGACAAGGTCGGTATCCATTGGCTGGATAACGTCTATTTCTTCGGCGACCCGAATCTTGCCCTCGGCAGTGTGATGTTCGTCGATAACTGGCATTTCTGGGGTTTCCTTGTCGTGCTGTTCCTCGCGGCGACCACGAACATCGACGGTTCCCGTTACGAGGCGGCACGCATCGATGGTGCGAACGCGTGGCAGGAGTTCTGGCACGTCACGTTGCCGGGTATCCGGCCGACGCTCGCGTTCGCGCTGACCATGATCTCGCTCTGGTCGCTTCTCGCCTTCGACTACGCCTATGCGCTCACCGGCGGCGGCCCGGCCGGATCCAGCGACTTGGTCTCGCTGCTGGTCAACCGGACGGCGTTCGGAGCGAACGAAGCCGGATACGCCGCCTTCATGGGCCTCACCATGTCGGCTCTGGGCGGAATCCTCGTCATCATCATCGGACTACTGCGCCGCAAGGGGGACGAATCATGA
- a CDS encoding LacI family DNA-binding transcriptional regulator yields the protein MTLEVGLKEVAIRAGVSPATASNALSGTRPVAEATRRRVFAVAEELNYRPNLVARGLRRQETRTIALLVADIANPYYPAVARAIHDRIGAHGYVSFIGNTDGDPQAEVRVLEEMRSRSVDGVIMSTMALSPEQIRSVVGPTMPLVLITGEWVETPKHEVRALRADEVGTDDAMGIQEAVGHLRSKGVTEIGYISGPADSVPGAGRLERFRWAMVDSGLRVVDEWVEHAAGYTLEAGYEAADRLLSRAVRPAAIMCANDLIAIGVLEAARDNQLNVPDDLAVIGFDDIPTAKHVSPRLTTIINPATLVGYACADALMRRIERPDLPFEHTALPTHLVARGSA from the coding sequence ATGACGCTGGAAGTGGGTCTGAAAGAAGTCGCCATTCGTGCGGGTGTGAGCCCGGCGACTGCCTCGAACGCGCTCTCCGGAACGCGCCCGGTGGCGGAGGCGACGAGACGGCGGGTCTTCGCCGTGGCCGAAGAGTTGAACTATCGCCCGAACCTCGTGGCGCGCGGACTGCGCCGGCAGGAGACCAGGACGATCGCTCTCCTCGTCGCCGACATCGCGAACCCGTACTACCCGGCGGTCGCACGCGCCATCCACGACCGGATCGGCGCTCACGGCTACGTCTCCTTCATCGGCAACACGGACGGTGACCCTCAGGCCGAGGTCCGCGTGCTCGAGGAGATGCGATCGCGGAGCGTCGACGGCGTCATCATGAGCACGATGGCCTTGTCGCCGGAGCAGATCCGGAGTGTGGTCGGCCCGACGATGCCTCTGGTGCTCATCACCGGCGAATGGGTGGAGACCCCCAAACACGAGGTTCGCGCGCTCCGTGCCGACGAGGTCGGCACGGACGATGCCATGGGTATCCAGGAGGCCGTCGGCCACCTCCGCTCCAAGGGTGTCACCGAGATCGGATACATCAGCGGGCCGGCCGACTCCGTTCCCGGCGCTGGACGGCTCGAACGCTTCCGATGGGCGATGGTCGACTCCGGGCTCCGCGTCGTGGACGAGTGGGTCGAGCACGCCGCCGGCTACACGCTGGAGGCCGGCTACGAGGCGGCCGACAGGCTCCTCTCTCGCGCAGTCCGCCCAGCAGCGATCATGTGCGCCAACGACCTCATCGCCATCGGCGTGCTCGAAGCCGCGCGCGACAACCAGCTGAATGTGCCCGACGACCTCGCCGTGATCGGCTTCGACGACATCCCCACCGCGAAGCACGTCAGCCCGCGACTGACCACCATCATCAACCCCGCCACCCTCGTCGGCTATGCCTGCGCGGATGCCCTCATGCGCCGGATCGAGCGCCCCGATCTCCCCTTCGAGCACACCGCGCTGCCGACCCACCTGGTCGCGCGGGGCTCGGCGTGA
- a CDS encoding ADP-ribosylglycohydrolase family protein produces MTNTDVSATVELSSDYQSKFFNALTPTDLLHDEVVQRRETGYDVDAFVEEANRTDPRDSAAVLDIVDRMETAERLPGWDYVEPDALADIEAALGEQPRAKSLPDLTLRDKINAAWLGRIAGCNVGKPVEWGSHWTSEHIRDYLILADAYPLRDYVPVLDPMPAGFALTECWPETTRGNVKGSARDDDIDYPILALHLLETHGRALRAEDVGAAWTRLFPIEQVFTAERAAYLNLVEGFTGADVARRRNPYREWIGAQIRGDVFGYVHAGNPWAAARASYQDASLSHVGNGIYGEMWAAALVAAAFTATSAQEAVEQSLAVVPPQSRLAEALRHVLALRASDVTWDEALAEIQGAYGHYSWVHTINNAAAVATALLWSDDDFVTGVGRVVMSGWDTDSNGATVGSVLGVLLGTRNLPEHLIAPLENRTRSALFGFDNSVISDLADRTTTLALNGLK; encoded by the coding sequence GTGACCAACACTGACGTCTCGGCGACCGTCGAACTCAGCTCCGACTACCAGTCCAAGTTCTTCAACGCCCTCACCCCGACGGACCTCCTGCACGACGAAGTCGTCCAGCGTCGAGAGACAGGCTACGACGTCGACGCGTTCGTCGAGGAGGCGAATCGCACGGACCCGCGCGACAGCGCCGCCGTCCTCGACATCGTCGACCGGATGGAGACAGCCGAGCGCCTTCCCGGCTGGGACTACGTCGAGCCGGACGCCCTCGCCGACATCGAGGCAGCACTCGGGGAGCAGCCCCGGGCGAAGTCGCTCCCCGATCTCACCCTGCGTGACAAGATCAACGCCGCCTGGTTGGGCCGCATCGCCGGATGCAATGTCGGCAAGCCGGTCGAATGGGGCAGCCACTGGACGTCCGAGCACATCCGCGACTACCTGATCCTCGCGGACGCCTACCCGCTGCGGGACTACGTGCCGGTCCTCGACCCCATGCCCGCGGGCTTCGCGCTGACGGAATGCTGGCCGGAGACCACCCGCGGAAACGTCAAGGGCTCCGCCCGCGACGACGACATCGACTACCCGATCCTCGCCCTCCACCTTCTAGAGACGCACGGTCGCGCGCTCCGAGCGGAGGACGTCGGCGCGGCGTGGACGCGGCTGTTCCCCATCGAGCAGGTCTTCACGGCAGAGCGCGCTGCGTACCTCAACCTCGTCGAGGGATTCACCGGTGCCGATGTCGCGAGGAGGCGCAACCCGTACCGGGAGTGGATCGGCGCGCAGATCCGCGGCGACGTCTTCGGCTACGTTCACGCAGGAAACCCGTGGGCAGCGGCCCGCGCCTCCTACCAGGACGCATCCCTGTCCCACGTCGGCAACGGGATCTACGGAGAGATGTGGGCCGCAGCCCTCGTCGCCGCCGCGTTCACCGCAACGTCGGCGCAGGAAGCAGTCGAGCAGTCGCTGGCCGTCGTCCCGCCGCAGTCCCGGCTCGCCGAAGCCCTCCGGCACGTGCTCGCCCTGCGGGCGTCCGACGTCACCTGGGATGAGGCGCTCGCCGAGATCCAGGGAGCATACGGGCACTACTCCTGGGTCCACACCATCAACAACGCCGCCGCCGTCGCCACCGCACTGCTCTGGTCCGACGACGACTTCGTCACCGGCGTCGGCCGAGTCGTCATGAGTGGGTGGGACACCGACTCCAACGGCGCGACCGTCGGCTCCGTCCTCGGGGTGCTCCTCGGAACACGGAACCTTCCCGAACACCTCATCGCGCCCCTCGAGAACCGAACCCGCTCTGCGCTGTTCGGTTTCGACAACTCCGTGATCTCCGACCTGGCCGACCGGACCACGACCCTTGCACTCAACGGCCTGAAGTAA
- a CDS encoding ABC transporter substrate-binding protein — translation MPRTIPPTHRSASRRRLLTAGAIAVAVAATLAACTSSSSTANTSGDPNGQIQYWFAPNTPDAKGVADFTTYNITPFKKQYPNVNLQAVQKNVNTINQQIQVALSASKGPDIVTASGITNQITYSKAGYLTDLSSFADANKWSDTLLPWAQEVSKVDGKMVTLPQGYETLIMYYNKTLFEKNGWTPPTNRQELEALAAKMEAKGITPFAAGNSDYPAGTEWYVSAFFNDVAGAATVHDALTGKIDFTDKRFADSINLMKDYWDKGWFGGGVKKYFSTTDPQKYTQFASGQAGMYISGSWEFVTLPDYFKKANSEFDWAPLPSLADGVPVTYPLSIGNTLSVNKSTKNAYAAEKYLDWNLKDTKTMWAQVAATGADAMPVNIKPSDIPSNVDPRIARQYSELAKASEAGAVGYTTWTSWGGSSDQYIVDNTDKVLNGSLSTSDYLNGLSAAFKDDAKKGNLPTVYSTGKSLG, via the coding sequence ATGCCTCGCACCATCCCCCCGACGCACCGCAGCGCCTCCCGCCGCCGGCTCCTGACAGCCGGAGCGATCGCGGTCGCCGTAGCCGCAACCCTTGCGGCTTGCACCTCCAGCAGCTCCACCGCGAACACGAGCGGTGACCCCAACGGCCAGATCCAGTACTGGTTCGCGCCGAACACCCCTGACGCGAAGGGAGTTGCCGACTTCACCACGTACAACATCACGCCCTTCAAGAAGCAGTACCCGAACGTCAACCTGCAAGCAGTTCAGAAGAACGTCAACACCATCAACCAGCAGATCCAGGTCGCCCTGTCGGCGAGCAAGGGACCCGACATCGTCACGGCGTCTGGTATCACCAACCAGATCACGTACTCGAAGGCCGGCTACCTCACCGACCTCAGCTCGTTCGCCGACGCGAACAAGTGGAGTGACACGCTCCTACCCTGGGCGCAGGAAGTCAGCAAGGTCGACGGCAAGATGGTGACGCTGCCGCAGGGGTATGAGACGCTGATCATGTACTACAACAAGACGCTCTTCGAGAAGAACGGCTGGACGCCGCCGACGAACCGCCAGGAGCTGGAAGCTCTGGCCGCCAAGATGGAGGCCAAGGGCATCACTCCCTTCGCGGCAGGCAACTCCGACTACCCAGCCGGAACGGAGTGGTACGTCAGTGCCTTCTTCAACGACGTTGCGGGTGCCGCGACAGTGCACGATGCGCTCACCGGGAAGATCGACTTCACCGACAAGCGGTTCGCCGACTCGATCAACCTGATGAAGGACTACTGGGACAAGGGCTGGTTCGGCGGCGGCGTGAAGAAGTACTTCTCCACCACCGACCCGCAGAAGTACACGCAGTTCGCCAGCGGCCAAGCCGGGATGTACATCTCCGGCTCCTGGGAGTTCGTGACGCTCCCGGACTACTTCAAGAAGGCGAACAGCGAGTTCGACTGGGCTCCGCTTCCGTCGCTCGCCGACGGTGTCCCGGTGACGTACCCGCTGTCCATCGGCAACACCCTCTCGGTGAACAAGAGCACCAAGAACGCGTACGCAGCGGAAAAGTACCTGGACTGGAACCTCAAGGACACGAAGACCATGTGGGCCCAGGTCGCGGCCACCGGCGCCGACGCGATGCCGGTGAACATCAAGCCGTCGGACATCCCCTCCAATGTCGACCCGCGCATCGCTCGGCAGTACTCCGAGCTCGCGAAAGCCAGTGAGGCCGGCGCCGTCGGTTACACGACCTGGACGTCCTGGGGCGGGTCCTCAGACCAGTACATCGTCGACAACACCGACAAGGTGCTGAACGGGAGCCTGTCGACCTCGGACTACCTCAACGGTCTGAGCGCCGCGTTCAAGGACGACGCCAAGAAGGGCAACCTCCCGACCGTCTACTCGACAGGAAAGTCGCTGGGCTGA
- a CDS encoding carbohydrate ABC transporter permease: MTSATNTSHVIAQTSHPRRRRRSRDALDSRPGGLKRAPISVFVLTLLALFAILPVVVLVLNAFKSDTELATNPIGLPSSWDFSNFQTAWTQGGLGQGLGNSVILVFGTIIGVWICAGMAAYALARLRVPFKRGISFYLLIVISLPAQMFLVPLFFLWTNLGLYDNLFGLILIYTALNVPFATLLLETFFAGIPAELDEAARLDGANEWQVATKVMLPLARPGFLTAGLVVGLAVYGELFFAVIFISSPNNLPISTAFLTFQQGFTRLYGVTDAAGLIMIIPVILLFLLMQRNFISGLASSGVKG; this comes from the coding sequence ATGACCTCGGCAACCAACACCTCGCACGTGATCGCTCAGACATCGCACCCGCGACGCCGGCGCCGCTCGAGGGACGCTCTCGACTCGCGGCCCGGTGGGCTCAAGCGGGCTCCGATCTCGGTGTTCGTACTGACCCTTCTGGCGCTGTTCGCGATCCTGCCGGTCGTGGTGCTCGTCCTGAACGCGTTCAAGTCGGACACCGAGCTGGCGACGAACCCGATCGGGCTGCCGTCGTCGTGGGACTTCTCCAACTTTCAGACGGCGTGGACCCAGGGCGGTCTCGGGCAAGGGTTGGGCAACAGTGTGATCCTTGTGTTCGGCACGATCATCGGTGTGTGGATCTGCGCGGGGATGGCGGCTTACGCGCTCGCCCGGCTGCGCGTGCCGTTCAAGCGGGGGATCTCGTTCTATCTGCTGATCGTCATCTCGCTGCCGGCTCAGATGTTCCTGGTCCCGTTGTTCTTCCTCTGGACGAACCTCGGGCTCTACGACAACCTGTTCGGGCTGATCCTGATTTACACGGCCCTGAACGTCCCGTTCGCGACCCTGCTGCTGGAGACCTTCTTCGCCGGGATCCCCGCAGAGCTCGATGAGGCAGCGCGCCTCGACGGCGCGAACGAGTGGCAGGTCGCGACGAAGGTCATGCTCCCGCTGGCGCGACCTGGCTTCCTCACCGCCGGTCTCGTCGTCGGACTGGCCGTCTATGGTGAGCTGTTCTTCGCGGTGATCTTCATCTCCTCGCCGAACAACCTGCCGATCTCCACCGCTTTCCTCACCTTCCAGCAGGGCTTCACCCGGCTCTATGGCGTCACCGACGCCGCCGGGCTGATCATGATCATCCCCGTGATCCTGCTGTTCCTGCTGATGCAGCGCAACTTCATCAGCGGTCTGGCATCCTCCGGGGTGAAGGGGTGA